In Marinomonas maritima, the genomic stretch CAGAAATGCCCGTAGGCGGATACAAAGAGTCTGGTGTTGGCCGTGAGAATGGTATCGATACGTTATACCACTACACACAAAACAAGAGTGTTTTTGTTGACCTAAACGACATTCAAAAACCTTACTAAGCGAGACTCTTAACTCTTAAGATATGAGAAAAGTCATGGCAAACGAAACATACGATTACATTATCGTTGGTGCTGGTTCTGCTGGGTGTGTATTGGCAGACCGACTAACAGAAAGCGGCGAACACTCCGTTCTGTTATTAGAAATGGGCGGCTCGGATAAAAGCATTTTTATCCAGATGCCAACGGCGTTGTCTTACCCAATGAACTCAGACAAATACGCTTGGCAATTTCACACAGAGAAAGAACCAGGACTGGATAATCGCGAAATGCATTGCCCACGCGGTAAAGTATTGGGCGGCTCTTCTTCCATCAATGGCATGGTATATGTTCGCGGCCACGCGTGCGATTTTGACCAATGGGAAGAAAACGGTGCGACGGGCTGGAATTACCAAACCTGCTTACCGTACTTCAAAAAAGCCGAATCTTGGAAAGGCGGCGCAGACACTTATCGCGGTGGTGACGGCCCCTTGTCGACCAACAACGGCAACGACATGACCTACAATCCACTGTATCAAGCATTTATTGATGCAGGTAACCAAGCAGGTTACGGCGAAACAGCGGATTATAATGGTCATCGTCAAGAGGGTTTTGGCCCAATGCACATGACCGTGAAAAATGGTGTACGTGCTTCCACGTCTAACGCTTATTTACGTCGTGCGATGCAACGTCCTAACCTCACACTGAAAACTGGCGTACTGAGCCACAAAGTCTTATTTGAAAGTAACAAAGCGGAAGGTAAAAAAGCCGCTGGCATTGAGTTCAGTAAGAAAGGCCAAGTCAGCCAAGTGCATGCCAGCAAAGAAGTCATCCTGTCCGCAGGTTCCGTTGGCTCACCACAGTTATTGCAACTGTCTGGAGTGGGTCCAAAAGACGTATTAGAAAAAGCCGGTGTGCCGCTGGTGCATGAACTGCCCGGTGTCGGGGAAAACTTACAAGATCACTTAGAAGTCTACTTCCAATATCGCTGTAAGCAACCAGTCACCCTAAATGGCAAACTGGACTTGATCAGCAAAGGCTTAATTGGCACTCGCTGGATCTTGTTCAAAAGCGGTTTAGGCGCAACCAACCATTTTGAATCTTGTGGTTTTATTCGCTCTCGTGCGGGTTTGAAATGGCCAAACATTCAATACCACTTCTTGCCAGCCGCCATGCGCTACGATGGTCAAGCAGCGGTTGATGGGCACGGTTTTCAAGTGCACGTTGGACCAAACAAGCCAGAAAGTCGTGGGAAATTGTGGATTGAATCCGCAGACCCAGCAGCCAAACCACGTATATTGTTCAATTACATTTCAACCGAACAAGACAAACAAGATTGGCGCGATACCATTCGCCTTACTCGTGAGGTGCTTGAGCAATCCGCATTGGATACATACCGTGGCGAAGAGATTCAACCCGGCATTAGTATTCAAAGTGATGAAGACATCGACCAGTGGGTGAAAGAAAACGTAGAAAGTGCTTATCATCCTTCTTGTACTTGTAAGATGGGTAGCGACAGCGACCCTATGGCCGTGTTAAACGAAGCTTGCCAAGTTCGTGGCATTGACAACCTGCGTGTAGTGGATTCGTCAATTTTCCCGACGATCACCAACGGTAACTTGAATGCACCTACCATCATGGTGGCCGAAAAAGCCGCGGATATGATTCTTGGGAAAGACGCATTACCAAGCTTAAACGTGCCCGTTTGGATTCACCCAGAGTTCGAAACCAAGCAACGTTAGTCTATCTAACCGTAAAAGCCCCAAGATTTGTACGCATCTCTTGGGGCTTTA encodes the following:
- the betA gene encoding choline dehydrogenase encodes the protein MANETYDYIIVGAGSAGCVLADRLTESGEHSVLLLEMGGSDKSIFIQMPTALSYPMNSDKYAWQFHTEKEPGLDNREMHCPRGKVLGGSSSINGMVYVRGHACDFDQWEENGATGWNYQTCLPYFKKAESWKGGADTYRGGDGPLSTNNGNDMTYNPLYQAFIDAGNQAGYGETADYNGHRQEGFGPMHMTVKNGVRASTSNAYLRRAMQRPNLTLKTGVLSHKVLFESNKAEGKKAAGIEFSKKGQVSQVHASKEVILSAGSVGSPQLLQLSGVGPKDVLEKAGVPLVHELPGVGENLQDHLEVYFQYRCKQPVTLNGKLDLISKGLIGTRWILFKSGLGATNHFESCGFIRSRAGLKWPNIQYHFLPAAMRYDGQAAVDGHGFQVHVGPNKPESRGKLWIESADPAAKPRILFNYISTEQDKQDWRDTIRLTREVLEQSALDTYRGEEIQPGISIQSDEDIDQWVKENVESAYHPSCTCKMGSDSDPMAVLNEACQVRGIDNLRVVDSSIFPTITNGNLNAPTIMVAEKAADMILGKDALPSLNVPVWIHPEFETKQR